A section of the Pseudomonas lini genome encodes:
- the iscX gene encoding Fe-S cluster assembly protein IscX — translation MSLKWVDVLEIAIQLAETKPDVDPRYVNFVDLHKWVLALPEFSDDPTRGGEKVLEAIQAAWIEEAD, via the coding sequence ATGAGTCTGAAATGGGTTGATGTGCTTGAAATCGCGATCCAGCTGGCTGAAACCAAGCCAGATGTGGACCCGCGTTACGTGAACTTCGTCGATCTGCACAAATGGGTGCTGGCGTTGCCGGAGTTCAGTGATGATCCGACCCGCGGTGGCGAGAAGGTGCTTGAAGCCATTCAGGCCGCCTGGATCGAAGAAGCAGACTGA
- the fdx gene encoding ISC system 2Fe-2S type ferredoxin, with protein MPQVIFLPHEKFCPEGMVVEAEPGISILELAHEHHIEMESACGGVCACTTCHCIIREGFDSLEEADELEEDFLDRAWGLEAQSRLGCQAIVGNEDLTVEIPKYSLNHAAEAPH; from the coding sequence ATGCCGCAGGTCATTTTTCTGCCACACGAGAAGTTCTGCCCGGAAGGCATGGTTGTAGAGGCTGAGCCCGGTATATCCATTCTCGAACTGGCCCACGAACACCATATCGAGATGGAAAGCGCCTGTGGCGGCGTCTGCGCCTGCACTACCTGCCATTGCATCATCCGCGAAGGTTTTGATTCGCTGGAAGAAGCGGATGAGCTGGAAGAAGACTTTCTTGATCGGGCCTGGGGTCTGGAAGCGCAATCGCGTCTAGGCTGTCAGGCGATCGTCGGAAATGAAGACCTGACCGTCGAAATTCCGAAATACTCGCTCAACCATGCAGCCGAAGCGCCGCACTGA
- the hscA gene encoding Fe-S protein assembly chaperone HscA, which yields MALLQIAEPGQSPQPHQRRLAVGIDLGTTNSLVAALRSGLSEPLADAQGQVILPSAVRYHADRVEVGESAKLAAASDPLNTVLSVKRLMGRGLSDVKQLGDQLPYRFVDGESHMPFIDTVQGPKSPVEVSADILKVLRQRAEATLGGELVGAVITVPAYFDDAQRQATKDAAKLAGLNVLRLLNEPTAAAVAYGLDQHAEGLVAIYDLGGGTFDISILRLTGGVFEVLATGGDSALGGDDFDHAIAGWIIESAGLSADLDPGTQRNLLQTACAAKEALTNCSSIEVAYGDWKAELTREAFNALIEPMVARSLKACRRAVRDSGIELEDVHAVVMVGGSTRVPRVREAVAHAFGREPLTEIDPDQVVAIGAAIQADTLAGNKRDGGELLLLDVIPLSLGLETMGGLMEKVIPRNTTIPVARAQDFTTYKDGQSAMAIHVLQGERELISDCRSLARFELRGIPAMVAGAAKIRVTFQVDADGLLSVSARELGSGVEASIQVKPSYGLTDGEIAKMLKDSFQHANDDKVARVLREQQVDAQRLIEAVQGALEVDGERLLDAEERMVIELQMQELTELMKGTDGYAIEQQTKRLSQVTDAFAARRLDSTVKAALAGRNLNEIEDN from the coding sequence ATGGCCCTACTGCAGATCGCCGAACCCGGCCAAAGTCCTCAACCGCACCAGCGTCGTCTGGCTGTGGGGATCGACTTGGGCACTACCAATTCGCTGGTCGCTGCATTGCGCAGTGGTCTTTCCGAGCCTCTGGCCGACGCGCAAGGGCAGGTCATCCTGCCGTCTGCCGTGCGCTATCACGCCGATCGCGTCGAAGTCGGCGAATCGGCCAAACTGGCCGCCGCGTCCGATCCCTTGAACACGGTGCTGTCGGTCAAGCGCTTGATGGGTCGTGGTCTGTCCGACGTCAAGCAATTGGGCGATCAGCTGCCGTACCGTTTTGTCGACGGCGAGTCGCACATGCCGTTCATCGACACGGTGCAAGGCCCGAAAAGCCCGGTCGAAGTCTCCGCCGATATCCTCAAGGTACTGCGTCAGCGCGCTGAAGCGACCTTGGGTGGCGAATTGGTTGGCGCGGTGATTACCGTTCCGGCGTATTTCGATGATGCTCAGCGTCAAGCCACCAAGGATGCAGCCAAGCTGGCCGGTCTGAACGTGCTGCGTTTGCTCAATGAGCCAACCGCCGCCGCGGTCGCTTACGGTCTGGATCAGCACGCCGAAGGCCTGGTCGCGATTTATGACCTGGGCGGCGGTACTTTCGATATTTCGATTCTGCGCCTGACCGGCGGTGTGTTCGAAGTGCTGGCCACCGGCGGCGACAGCGCCCTGGGTGGCGATGACTTCGATCACGCCATTGCTGGCTGGATCATCGAGAGCGCTGGTCTGTCGGCCGATCTCGATCCGGGTACGCAGCGCAATCTGCTGCAAACCGCATGTGCGGCCAAAGAAGCCCTGACCAATTGCTCGTCCATCGAAGTCGCTTATGGCGACTGGAAGGCCGAGTTGACCCGTGAAGCCTTCAATGCGCTGATCGAGCCGATGGTTGCTCGCAGCCTGAAAGCCTGCCGCCGTGCTGTGCGTGATTCCGGCATCGAGCTGGAAGACGTTCACGCTGTGGTCATGGTCGGCGGCTCGACGCGCGTGCCTCGCGTCCGCGAAGCCGTTGCGCACGCCTTTGGTCGCGAACCGCTGACTGAAATCGATCCGGATCAAGTCGTCGCCATCGGTGCTGCGATCCAGGCCGATACCCTGGCCGGCAACAAGCGTGATGGCGGCGAACTGCTGTTGCTCGACGTGATTCCATTGTCCCTGGGGCTGGAAACCATGGGCGGCCTGATGGAGAAGGTGATTCCGCGCAACACCACCATCCCCGTCGCCCGGGCCCAGGACTTCACCACTTATAAAGATGGCCAGTCGGCCATGGCGATCCACGTCTTGCAGGGCGAGCGTGAGTTGATTAGCGACTGCCGCTCCCTGGCACGCTTCGAATTGCGCGGTATTCCGGCGATGGTGGCCGGTGCGGCGAAGATTCGCGTGACTTTCCAGGTCGACGCCGACGGTCTGCTCAGTGTCTCGGCCCGCGAATTGGGTTCGGGCGTCGAAGCCAGCATCCAGGTCAAACCGTCCTACGGCCTGACCGACGGCGAAATCGCCAAAATGCTCAAGGATTCGTTCCAGCACGCCAACGACGACAAAGTCGCCCGCGTATTGCGTGAGCAGCAGGTCGATGCCCAGCGCCTGATTGAGGCAGTGCAGGGCGCTCTGGAGGTTGACGGCGAACGCTTGCTCGACGCCGAAGAGCGCATGGTCATCGAATTGCAGATGCAGGAACTGACCGAATTGATGAAAGGCACCGATGGTTACGCTATCGAGCAGCAGACCAAGCGTCTGTCGCAAGTGACCGATGCCTTTGCTGCCCGCCGCCTGGACTCGACGGTGAAAGCCGCTCTGGCGGGGCGCAACCTGAATGAAATCGAGGATAACTGA